The proteins below are encoded in one region of Rubripirellula reticaptiva:
- a CDS encoding class II aldolase/adducin family protein: protein MNDPKTLDSMLELSRFLGEEQRHLAILGEGNTSAKVDADTFLVKASGSCLETLCGDDVVTCRFDALLPMLDEAELTDQDIEDRLLGCRVDESAKKPSVETLFHAYLLSLPDVQFVGHTHSIPVNQVLCSPLAEKFATNRLFPDEIVCCGSRSVFVPYTDPGLQLSQVIRDKVSAFVEEFDVPPRVILLENHGLITLGKTAGAVKAAMLMAHKAAEIFVGAASLGGPVFMTDADVHRIANRIDEHYRQQALKL from the coding sequence ATGAATGATCCCAAGACGCTTGATTCGATGCTAGAATTGTCTCGTTTTCTAGGCGAGGAACAACGTCATTTGGCGATTCTGGGCGAGGGGAATACATCGGCGAAGGTGGATGCGGATACGTTCTTGGTCAAGGCCAGCGGCAGTTGTCTGGAAACGCTTTGCGGCGACGATGTCGTCACTTGCCGGTTCGATGCGTTGCTGCCGATGTTGGATGAAGCCGAGCTGACCGACCAAGACATCGAGGATCGATTGTTGGGTTGTCGTGTCGACGAGTCGGCGAAGAAGCCGTCGGTCGAAACGCTCTTTCATGCTTACCTGTTGTCGTTGCCCGATGTGCAGTTCGTCGGTCACACGCACAGCATCCCGGTAAATCAAGTGCTGTGTTCACCGCTTGCTGAAAAGTTCGCGACGAACCGTTTGTTCCCGGACGAGATCGTCTGTTGCGGGTCTCGATCAGTCTTTGTCCCCTACACCGACCCGGGATTGCAGTTGTCGCAGGTCATTCGCGATAAAGTCTCGGCGTTCGTTGAAGAATTTGATGTTCCGCCGCGAGTAATCTTGCTTGAAAATCACGGCCTGATCACCTTGGGCAAAACGGCTGGGGCGGTAAAAGCCGCGATGCTGATGGCTCATAAAGCTGCCGAGATTTTCGTTGGTGCTGCTTCACTTGGAGGCCCGGTATTCATGACTGACGCGGACGTCCATCGAATCGCAAACCGAATCGACGAACACTATCGCCAACAGGCACTGAAGCTGTAG
- the hypE gene encoding hydrogenase expression/formation protein HypE, translating to MSTAKFDLSCPVSPRSAGTITLAHGEGGPAMRRLIRDRIAAKFNGDTVQLHRDAASLGKIDGEIAMATDSFVVSPIFFPGGDIGSLAVHGTINDLAMAGARPLYLTLSLILEEGLPLDILDRVITSIALAAKDCDVQVVAGDTKVVSKGAADGIFITTTGIGEFLGDHRMDSAAIMPDDAIIVSGPIARHGLAVLAARESIEFDPTPSSDSAPLHTVAAALLETLGRDLRTMRDATRGGVAAVLHEWAEESGQAIWIEEARLPLLAQSRGVCELLGLDPLFVANEGTFVAAVAPHRLDDAINVLKQHATTGSPAHIGQVRERQLSSVLISRGLRADQPLDEPIAAMLPRIC from the coding sequence ATGAGTACCGCAAAGTTTGATCTGAGCTGCCCCGTATCACCTCGCAGCGCAGGCACGATTACGCTTGCGCACGGCGAGGGCGGCCCAGCGATGCGCCGATTGATCCGAGATCGGATCGCTGCCAAATTCAATGGAGATACCGTCCAACTGCACCGTGATGCTGCTTCACTTGGAAAAATCGACGGCGAGATCGCGATGGCTACGGACAGCTTTGTCGTCTCGCCAATCTTTTTTCCGGGTGGCGACATCGGCTCGCTCGCAGTCCACGGCACGATCAATGATCTTGCGATGGCGGGCGCACGGCCGCTGTACTTGACTCTGTCCCTTATCCTCGAAGAAGGCCTACCACTCGATATACTTGACCGCGTCATCACTAGCATTGCGCTCGCGGCCAAAGACTGCGACGTCCAAGTGGTCGCCGGCGATACGAAGGTTGTCTCAAAAGGTGCGGCCGACGGGATTTTCATCACCACCACTGGGATCGGCGAATTCCTGGGTGATCATCGGATGGACAGTGCAGCAATCATGCCCGACGATGCCATCATTGTTTCTGGCCCGATTGCACGACACGGGCTCGCTGTCTTAGCGGCGAGAGAGTCGATTGAATTTGATCCGACTCCGTCAAGCGATTCGGCACCGCTACATACGGTCGCAGCAGCATTGTTGGAAACGCTTGGCAGAGACCTACGGACGATGCGAGACGCCACGCGAGGCGGGGTTGCGGCGGTGCTGCACGAATGGGCGGAAGAATCAGGGCAGGCCATTTGGATCGAAGAAGCACGTTTGCCGCTGTTGGCACAAAGTCGAGGCGTTTGCGAACTGCTTGGGCTCGATCCCTTGTTCGTTGCCAACGAGGGAACTTTCGTTGCAGCCGTTGCGCCCCACCGACTTGACGACGCGATCAACGTTCTTAAGCAACACGCCACCACCGGCTCTCCCGCCCACATCGGTCAAGTTCGCGAGCGACAACTGTCTTCCGTCTTAATCTCGCGTGGCCTTCGTGCTGATCAGCCGCTCGACGAACCCATCGCCGCGATGCTACCCCGCATCTGTTGA
- a CDS encoding ISAs1 family transposase produces the protein MIGNLMGLVKHRFETVFEEQPSDASRWRGLKAIGTSISNTTRRSGDSIEIRYNILDKSVSGTRFASAVRSHWGIKNSIDWQLDVTFGEDQSRIRKVHANENFSMLRRTALSLLKQQKTGKCGVKNKRLKSGWDGDYLAKLVFAA, from the coding sequence ATGATTGGCAATTTAATGGGCTTGGTGAAGCATCGATTTGAGACTGTGTTTGAGGAGCAGCCGAGTGATGCATCACGCTGGCGCGGACTCAAGGCGATTGGTACGTCAATCAGCAATACGACTCGCCGAAGCGGTGATAGCATCGAGATCCGCTACAACATTCTAGACAAGTCTGTTTCAGGAACACGGTTCGCTTCGGCAGTTCGTAGTCACTGGGGAATCAAGAACAGCATTGACTGGCAACTAGATGTCACCTTTGGTGAAGACCAGAGTCGCATCCGAAAAGTTCACGCGAATGAGAACTTCAGCATGCTTCGACGGACGGCATTGAGCCTGCTCAAACAACAAAAGACGGGCAAGTGTGGAGTCAAGAACAAACGGCTCAAATCAGGATGGGACGGTGACTATCTCGCAAAACTTGTGTTCGCAGCATGA
- a CDS encoding DUF547 domain-containing protein: MRKKTVLNVLVTLVIISASALFPQKMMAGSDVMLGVNVPPGQQVSIDQIDTSDWNRLLKRYVDDNGNVDYTAWKRSAADLQTLDQFLARLSTAKPEQQARPAAKLAFWINAYNAVTVRGILREYPTTSIRNHTAKLFGYNIWDDLLLTVGGKPYSLNEMEHEVLRKMNEPRIHFAIVCASRSCPRLLNEAYTADKLEAQLTANAKVFFRSPRGFQFSAEKKQFRLSAILNWFGEDFGYDQAAQLRTIAAYLPSRESRDAAIANTVSVSYLDYDWRLNDQESAGDAQK, translated from the coding sequence ATGAGAAAAAAGACTGTCTTGAATGTGCTGGTGACGCTGGTGATCATTTCTGCGTCGGCATTGTTTCCGCAGAAGATGATGGCGGGATCCGATGTGATGTTAGGCGTGAATGTTCCTCCGGGACAGCAAGTTTCGATCGACCAGATTGACACTAGCGATTGGAATCGTTTGCTGAAACGTTACGTTGATGACAACGGGAACGTGGACTACACCGCATGGAAGCGATCTGCCGCAGACTTGCAGACGCTCGACCAATTTCTAGCCCGGCTATCGACAGCTAAACCCGAGCAACAGGCTCGCCCTGCCGCCAAGCTGGCGTTTTGGATCAACGCCTATAACGCAGTGACTGTGCGAGGGATCCTGCGTGAGTATCCCACGACGAGCATCCGAAATCACACTGCGAAACTGTTTGGCTACAACATTTGGGACGATCTCTTGCTAACAGTTGGTGGCAAACCGTACTCGTTGAATGAGATGGAACATGAAGTGTTGCGGAAGATGAACGAGCCTCGCATTCACTTTGCTATCGTCTGTGCGTCGCGCAGCTGTCCACGACTGTTGAATGAGGCCTACACGGCTGACAAGCTGGAGGCTCAGCTAACGGCGAATGCGAAGGTGTTTTTTCGCAGTCCAAGAGGTTTCCAGTTCAGTGCCGAAAAGAAACAGTTTCGGCTTTCGGCTATTTTGAACTGGTTTGGCGAAGATTTCGGATACGACCAGGCCGCACAACTGCGGACGATCGCGGCGTACCTGCCATCGCGTGAATCCCGCGATGCAGCAATCGCGAACACAGTCTCAGTGTCCTATCTTGACTACGACTGGAGACTCAACGATCAGGAGTCTGCAGGAGATGCGCAAAAGTAG
- a CDS encoding HypC/HybG/HupF family hydrogenase formation chaperone has translation MPGRIVRWIDRDPTFAKAVVEFAGVSRDVHMACVPDATVGQYVIVHAGIAICVLDESEAHKTLAAFKMLEEVDDEIPQ, from the coding sequence GTGCCCGGCCGAATTGTCCGCTGGATCGATCGCGATCCAACGTTTGCTAAGGCAGTCGTCGAGTTTGCTGGCGTTAGCCGCGACGTTCACATGGCCTGTGTACCCGACGCGACCGTTGGGCAATACGTTATCGTGCACGCCGGAATTGCGATTTGCGTACTCGACGAGTCCGAAGCACACAAAACATTGGCGGCGTTCAAAATGCTCGAAGAGGTTGACGATGAAATACCTCAGTGA
- the hypF gene encoding carbamoyltransferase HypF → MTDISVTAEVTRFVLQGLVQGQGVRPRIARFAAAHEITGTVRNSGRGVEILAVGELDSMAAFENALTSSFMGSSLIAETVQAWADPIPKDFRIVESLTRGGVYTSVPLDIAVCSDCLCDVRTPENRRFGYPFTTCTRCGPRYSLLRRMPFDRDWTSMAAFPMCNACQAEYRDPSDRRFHAQTIACHECGPTCWASDLDGGCLARQEDAVHVVGEQIAAGKIAAVKGIGGYQLICDATNEAAVRRLRDRKRRPGKPLPVMVRDVSAAEQLANLCQFERDALASPVNAIVLLRAGESVKASSAVSPNLNKIGIMLPTSPLHAMLLDAVGKPLVVTSGNVHGSPLIYKNATATVELAGIADVFLHHDREITHPVDDSVVHCYGDKVSTIRAARGIAPMTIPLPRNGPAIAVGGHQKVALAISNNRSFVLAPHIGDMETESSRIRFHDGVKRLQTLYQSDADHIACDQHPNYFTSSIAGRLGSSKIHVQHHHAHIAAAMLDHGLIDQSVLGIAFDGTGYGDDGTIWGGEALLATDANFERVGHLRPFRLPGGEHAIKHPKRILQSLLSQLDHTLAVEPHLEYAIKHGPVTSSMGRLFDGIAALLLDLVTVEYEGEAAMRLEAHCETTELGSYVFRVTNNSPLQFDWRPVLAEMHADLGRLSSTRVAMKFHRAVAFLVIDVASRYDGFPCVVTGGVFQNRILLELVQSMAIERKIDIRLPGRIPVNDGGLAIGQLVVASANRRRSDGDAVCV, encoded by the coding sequence ATGACAGACATTTCCGTAACGGCGGAAGTGACACGATTTGTGCTGCAAGGTCTTGTGCAAGGACAAGGCGTGCGACCAAGGATTGCTCGTTTCGCAGCCGCGCATGAGATCACTGGTACGGTGCGTAATTCGGGCCGCGGCGTCGAGATTTTGGCAGTCGGTGAACTCGATTCGATGGCCGCCTTTGAAAATGCTTTGACTTCGTCGTTTATGGGTTCATCGTTGATCGCGGAGACGGTTCAGGCGTGGGCCGATCCGATCCCCAAGGATTTTCGAATCGTCGAGAGTCTAACGCGTGGCGGAGTTTATACGTCTGTTCCACTCGATATCGCGGTGTGCTCGGATTGTCTTTGCGACGTTCGGACACCTGAGAATCGACGGTTCGGATACCCATTTACGACCTGCACTCGTTGCGGCCCTCGCTATTCCCTACTGCGACGAATGCCGTTTGATCGCGATTGGACCAGTATGGCAGCGTTTCCAATGTGCAACGCTTGCCAAGCCGAATATCGCGACCCATCCGATCGTCGTTTCCACGCACAAACGATCGCCTGCCACGAATGTGGACCAACTTGTTGGGCGAGTGACTTGGACGGAGGATGTCTAGCGAGACAAGAGGATGCAGTCCATGTTGTCGGCGAGCAGATCGCGGCGGGAAAGATTGCAGCGGTCAAAGGAATCGGCGGCTATCAGCTGATCTGCGACGCAACGAATGAAGCGGCGGTGCGTCGACTCCGCGATCGGAAGCGACGTCCAGGCAAGCCGCTGCCCGTGATGGTTCGCGATGTGTCCGCCGCAGAGCAACTTGCAAACTTGTGCCAGTTTGAGCGAGACGCATTGGCAAGTCCAGTCAACGCGATTGTATTGTTGCGAGCGGGTGAAAGCGTCAAAGCCTCGTCGGCGGTGTCTCCAAATCTGAACAAGATCGGCATAATGCTGCCCACATCGCCGCTTCACGCGATGTTGCTTGACGCGGTGGGCAAGCCTCTCGTTGTTACCAGTGGGAATGTGCACGGTTCACCGTTGATCTACAAGAATGCGACCGCCACAGTCGAACTCGCCGGAATCGCTGATGTTTTTTTGCACCATGATCGCGAAATCACGCACCCCGTCGATGACAGTGTTGTTCACTGTTACGGAGACAAAGTTTCGACAATTCGAGCCGCACGAGGAATCGCACCGATGACGATTCCTTTGCCTCGGAACGGGCCGGCGATTGCAGTTGGCGGGCACCAAAAAGTTGCACTGGCGATCAGCAACAATCGCAGTTTCGTACTTGCTCCCCACATCGGCGACATGGAAACAGAATCGAGTCGCATTCGTTTTCATGATGGTGTTAAGCGTCTACAAACGCTTTATCAAAGCGATGCCGATCACATCGCTTGTGATCAGCATCCGAACTACTTCACATCGTCGATTGCCGGTCGACTTGGCTCGTCGAAAATCCATGTTCAACACCATCACGCGCATATCGCGGCCGCAATGCTGGACCACGGGTTAATCGATCAATCCGTGCTTGGAATCGCGTTTGATGGCACGGGGTATGGCGACGACGGAACCATTTGGGGAGGCGAGGCACTGTTGGCTACCGATGCCAATTTCGAACGCGTAGGACATCTACGACCATTTCGACTTCCGGGGGGAGAGCACGCGATCAAACATCCCAAGCGAATTTTACAGTCATTGCTATCGCAACTCGACCATACACTGGCGGTTGAACCGCATCTGGAGTACGCGATCAAGCATGGCCCTGTCACATCGAGCATGGGACGATTGTTCGATGGAATTGCGGCGTTGCTGCTAGACCTGGTCACCGTCGAGTACGAAGGTGAAGCAGCGATGCGATTGGAAGCTCACTGCGAGACAACCGAACTCGGATCGTATGTTTTCCGCGTGACGAACAATTCGCCCCTACAATTCGATTGGCGGCCGGTTCTAGCTGAAATGCATGCTGACCTTGGCCGTCTAAGCTCAACGCGAGTTGCGATGAAGTTTCACCGCGCGGTTGCGTTTTTGGTGATCGATGTGGCATCACGTTACGACGGATTCCCGTGCGTGGTAACCGGAGGAGTGTTTCAGAACCGTATTCTGCTGGAACTCGTTCAGTCGATGGCAATCGAACGAAAAATCGATATTCGGTTGCCAGGACGGATTCCTGTCAACGATGGTGGATTGGCGATCGGTCAGCTGGTCGTCGCGTCCGCAAATCGACGTCGATCCGATGGAGATGCGGTATGTGTTTAG
- a CDS encoding L-fucose isomerase, with translation MSTNNSPLSVFNGSLPKIGIRPTIDGRLGGVRESLEDQTMNLAKRVADLVCENLRYPNGDPVECVIAEACIGGVAEANACEDLFRRENVGVSLTVTPCWCYGSETMDMDPLRPKAVFGFNGTERPGAVYLAAVLAGHTQKGIPAFGIYGRDVQNAGDGAMPDDVERKILDFVRCGLATAIMRGKAYLSMGGTSMGIAGSMIDYAFWEKWFGMRVEDIDMSEFVGRMKKGQFDQAEYEKALSWVKENCPEGKDYNSDETKRSREQIDSEWSDSVKMALIARDLMVGNPKLAEMGLGEQAQGHQAIASGFQGQRQWTDHFPNGDFLEAILNTSFDWNGKRAPYIVATENDALNAATMLCGNLLTNTAQVFADLRTYWSADAVASACDGYQLDGLASDGLLHLINSGPATLDGTGRQTASDGTPTMKPFWEISDDEVQECLKATTWHPSITEYFPGGGLSTRYKTRGGMRATMTRINLIDGLGPALQIAEGHTVELPDHVHDALDDRTNPSWPTTWFAPTLTGRGAFTSTYEVMNHWGANHCVMTTGHVGHLFITLASMLRIPVYMHNVDESRVFRPSAWNAFGTDNLESADFRACQNFGPLYGRR, from the coding sequence ATGAGCACGAATAATTCACCACTGAGCGTATTCAACGGTAGCCTTCCTAAAATTGGCATTCGTCCAACAATCGACGGCCGGCTCGGAGGTGTTCGCGAATCGCTTGAAGATCAGACGATGAATCTGGCCAAACGAGTAGCGGATTTGGTTTGCGAAAACCTTCGTTATCCAAACGGCGATCCGGTCGAGTGCGTCATTGCAGAGGCTTGCATCGGAGGCGTTGCCGAAGCGAACGCTTGCGAGGACCTGTTTCGCCGCGAGAACGTTGGCGTATCACTGACTGTGACGCCATGCTGGTGTTACGGATCCGAAACGATGGACATGGATCCGCTGCGTCCCAAGGCAGTGTTCGGATTCAACGGGACCGAGCGGCCTGGTGCGGTCTACTTGGCGGCCGTTCTTGCTGGGCATACTCAAAAAGGAATTCCCGCGTTTGGAATCTATGGCCGCGACGTCCAAAATGCTGGCGACGGCGCGATGCCAGATGATGTCGAGAGAAAGATCCTGGATTTCGTCCGCTGCGGATTGGCAACCGCAATCATGCGAGGCAAGGCGTATTTGTCGATGGGCGGAACGTCGATGGGCATTGCCGGATCGATGATCGACTATGCGTTCTGGGAAAAGTGGTTCGGGATGCGTGTTGAAGACATCGACATGAGCGAGTTTGTCGGGCGGATGAAAAAAGGGCAGTTTGATCAAGCGGAATACGAAAAGGCGCTTTCGTGGGTCAAAGAAAATTGCCCCGAAGGCAAGGATTACAACAGCGATGAAACCAAACGTTCACGCGAGCAAATCGATAGCGAGTGGTCGGACAGCGTAAAGATGGCCTTGATCGCTCGCGATTTGATGGTTGGCAATCCCAAGCTGGCGGAGATGGGTTTGGGCGAGCAAGCACAAGGTCACCAAGCGATTGCATCGGGTTTCCAAGGTCAACGTCAGTGGACGGACCATTTTCCCAACGGCGATTTCTTAGAAGCAATTTTGAACACATCGTTCGACTGGAACGGCAAACGGGCACCGTACATTGTCGCTACCGAAAACGACGCACTTAACGCGGCCACGATGCTGTGCGGAAATTTGCTAACCAACACGGCTCAGGTTTTCGCGGACCTGCGAACGTATTGGAGTGCCGATGCGGTCGCGTCGGCATGCGACGGCTATCAACTCGATGGATTGGCAAGCGACGGACTGTTGCACCTGATCAATTCAGGGCCCGCAACGCTTGACGGTACCGGCCGGCAAACCGCGTCTGACGGTACGCCGACGATGAAGCCGTTCTGGGAAATCAGCGACGATGAAGTCCAAGAGTGCTTGAAAGCAACGACTTGGCATCCGTCGATCACCGAGTACTTTCCGGGCGGTGGCTTGAGCACTCGGTATAAGACTCGCGGGGGCATGCGTGCCACGATGACTCGAATCAACCTGATTGACGGGTTAGGTCCAGCGCTTCAAATTGCCGAAGGTCACACCGTCGAACTGCCCGATCACGTACACGATGCGCTGGACGACCGAACCAACCCGAGTTGGCCGACCACGTGGTTTGCGCCGACACTAACCGGGCGAGGTGCGTTCACGTCAACGTACGAAGTGATGAACCACTGGGGCGCCAACCACTGTGTCATGACGACCGGTCATGTGGGTCACCTCTTTATCACCTTGGCGTCGATGCTGCGTATTCCGGTTTACATGCACAATGTGGACGAATCGCGAGTGTTCCGTCCGAGTGCCTGGAATGCATTCGGAACGGACAATCTTGAATCGGCCGACTTTCGAGCCTGTCAGAACTTTGGCCCACTCTATGGACGCCGCTAA
- the hypD gene encoding hydrogenase formation protein HypD produces MKYLSEFRNVSAAKILVQQIRDRATRRWVLMDVCGGQTHSLVRYGIEQELEEHVDLIHGPGCPVCVTSTELIDFAVSLSLQPDTIVASFGDMIRVPGSRDSLMQARSRGGNVKIVYSPVDAVLIAAKNPQSQIVFFAVGFETTAPATAIAILQAAKLGLQNFSVLPAHVRVLPAMQTIMEMPGNRVEAFLAAGHVCSVTGFAQYEPFVSNYKVPVVVTGFEPVDLLGGILRCVEMLEQGICAVDNRYGRSVCRAGNESAQAIINRVYMVDDRDWRGFGTISGGGYRLRSEFANFDAAKRFERCVQTVAVESLCRGGDVMSGRIKPKQCPAFGVGCTPESPMGAPMVSSEGACAAYYRFDPLQLEKPR; encoded by the coding sequence ATGAAATACCTCAGTGAGTTTCGCAATGTCTCGGCTGCCAAAATCCTGGTTCAGCAAATTCGTGATCGCGCGACGAGACGGTGGGTTCTGATGGACGTTTGCGGAGGTCAGACTCATAGTCTTGTCCGGTACGGCATCGAACAAGAACTCGAAGAGCACGTTGACCTGATCCACGGTCCCGGATGCCCTGTCTGCGTGACATCGACGGAACTGATCGACTTCGCCGTTTCATTGAGTTTGCAGCCGGACACGATCGTTGCGAGTTTCGGCGACATGATTCGCGTTCCCGGAAGTCGTGACTCTTTGATGCAAGCCCGCAGTCGAGGTGGGAACGTAAAAATCGTCTATTCTCCGGTCGACGCCGTCTTGATAGCCGCGAAGAATCCTCAGTCCCAAATCGTTTTCTTTGCCGTTGGTTTTGAAACAACAGCACCCGCTACTGCGATTGCAATCTTACAGGCTGCAAAACTTGGCTTACAAAACTTCTCCGTCTTGCCGGCTCATGTTCGCGTCTTGCCCGCGATGCAAACGATCATGGAAATGCCGGGTAACCGAGTCGAGGCGTTCTTGGCGGCCGGGCATGTGTGCAGCGTCACGGGATTCGCCCAATACGAACCGTTTGTTTCGAACTACAAAGTGCCGGTTGTTGTCACTGGATTCGAGCCGGTCGATCTACTTGGTGGAATCTTGCGGTGTGTTGAGATGTTGGAGCAAGGAATATGCGCGGTCGACAATCGCTATGGTCGCAGCGTTTGTCGCGCGGGCAACGAGTCTGCACAAGCCATCATAAATCGTGTCTACATGGTCGATGACCGTGATTGGCGTGGGTTTGGCACCATCTCGGGTGGAGGCTATCGATTGCGATCCGAGTTCGCCAATTTCGATGCAGCCAAGCGGTTCGAGCGTTGCGTCCAAACGGTGGCCGTCGAGAGCCTTTGTCGTGGAGGTGATGTGATGTCCGGTCGGATCAAGCCGAAACAGTGTCCTGCGTTCGGCGTCGGATGCACGCCAGAGTCACCGATGGGAGCGCCGATGGTTTCGAGCGAAGGAGCGTGCGCGGCCTACTATCGCTTCGATCCGTTGCAACTGGAGAAACCACGATGA
- the hypB gene encoding hydrogenase nickel incorporation protein HypB → MPNRTIVVQRDIQAERREAAAKLRDHFTRQGTLVVNLVSSPGAGKTSLLEATCRHWGDQWNVAVLVGDLATDRDAERLRPYVPVQQLTTGGACHLELSLVEHGLAKLPQQKFDFLFIENIGNLVCPASHDLAEHLRVVLLSTTEGDDKPGKYPKMFRTSDVMVVTKTDLLPYVPFCVGRVADDARLIRDDIQVLELSSLQNVGVDIWCKLLESERAKLVGEGGTP, encoded by the coding sequence ATGCCTAACCGAACAATCGTCGTCCAACGCGACATCCAAGCCGAACGACGTGAGGCGGCTGCAAAACTGCGAGACCATTTTACCCGCCAGGGGACACTCGTCGTGAATCTGGTGTCGTCACCGGGTGCCGGAAAAACCAGCTTGCTCGAGGCAACGTGTCGGCACTGGGGCGACCAATGGAACGTCGCGGTCTTGGTCGGCGACTTGGCAACCGATCGCGACGCCGAACGTTTGCGGCCATATGTTCCCGTACAGCAGTTGACGACGGGCGGAGCGTGCCATTTGGAACTGTCGCTCGTCGAACACGGACTCGCAAAACTTCCGCAACAAAAGTTTGACTTTTTGTTCATTGAGAACATTGGCAACCTTGTCTGCCCCGCCTCACACGATCTGGCCGAGCATCTTCGCGTCGTCCTGCTTAGCACGACCGAGGGTGATGATAAGCCGGGCAAGTATCCGAAAATGTTTCGCACCAGTGATGTGATGGTGGTCACCAAGACAGATCTGTTGCCCTATGTGCCGTTCTGTGTCGGCCGTGTCGCCGACGATGCGAGATTGATTCGAGACGACATCCAGGTTCTTGAACTCAGCTCGCTGCAGAATGTCGGCGTCGACATCTGGTGCAAACTTCTTGAATCTGAACGAGCGAAACTCGTTGGCGAGGGGGGGACGCCATGA
- a CDS encoding AraC family transcriptional regulator translates to MNRKSRPRIALVVEASRAYGRGLLRGVAYFARTQVHWALLHQEMMLDSAIPEWIRRSQIDGVIARVDAHTIKPLRKLGVPIVDVRCNRKFTGVPQVETDNQRVAELAFEHLWSRGFRRFAFCGFRFATYSDARLKCFRKLVENSNSPFDVYESEGPPGSTLTSLEGAGIRDIEPMANWLTGLVRPTGIFVCNDIRGQQVMHACQKAGVAIPDDVGVIGVDDDDAICLLCDPPLSSVKPDAEQVGYRAAEILHQMMSGIQPETDVEYVEPLSVSERMSTKVIAVDDIELARVCHFIRQYACDGINVSDLSQATSLSRRQLERRFREVLGLTPHEQITATQIDRVKQLLRETDMTLEEIASKAGYNHKESLSSVFKRETGQTPGAYRASNRCTQ, encoded by the coding sequence ATGAATCGAAAGTCACGTCCACGAATTGCGTTAGTCGTCGAGGCGTCACGCGCATATGGGCGTGGACTGTTACGAGGTGTGGCGTACTTTGCCAGAACTCAAGTTCATTGGGCTCTGCTGCATCAAGAGATGATGTTGGATTCGGCCATCCCCGAGTGGATTCGTCGGTCACAGATTGACGGGGTGATTGCTCGTGTCGATGCGCACACGATCAAACCGCTACGAAAGTTGGGCGTGCCGATTGTGGATGTTCGATGCAATCGAAAATTCACAGGTGTTCCACAAGTCGAAACGGACAACCAACGCGTCGCCGAACTTGCGTTTGAGCATCTGTGGAGTCGCGGCTTTCGGCGGTTTGCGTTCTGTGGCTTCCGATTTGCAACCTACTCGGACGCACGATTGAAGTGTTTTCGAAAACTGGTCGAAAACTCAAACTCTCCCTTTGACGTTTACGAGTCTGAAGGTCCGCCGGGCAGCACCCTGACTAGTTTAGAAGGTGCAGGCATCCGAGACATCGAACCGATGGCAAACTGGCTTACCGGTCTTGTCCGCCCGACCGGTATCTTCGTTTGCAACGACATTCGCGGCCAGCAAGTGATGCATGCCTGCCAAAAAGCCGGCGTTGCGATCCCAGATGACGTCGGAGTCATTGGTGTTGATGACGATGACGCGATTTGTCTGCTTTGTGATCCACCGCTGTCGAGCGTAAAGCCAGATGCGGAACAGGTCGGATACCGCGCCGCAGAGATCTTGCACCAGATGATGTCGGGGATCCAACCGGAAACGGATGTCGAGTACGTCGAACCGCTTTCGGTTTCCGAACGGATGTCGACTAAAGTCATTGCGGTCGACGACATCGAACTAGCTCGAGTTTGCCATTTCATTCGCCAGTATGCCTGCGATGGAATCAACGTCAGCGATCTATCCCAAGCGACATCACTTTCGCGGCGACAACTCGAACGACGCTTCCGGGAAGTGCTAGGCCTAACGCCCCACGAACAAATCACGGCGACTCAAATCGATCGTGTCAAGCAACTGCTGCGAGAAACTGACATGACGCTCGAAGAAATCGCTTCCAAGGCAGGCTACAACCACAAAGAAAGTCTCAGCTCGGTCTTCAAACGCGAAACCGGACAAACACCAGGTGCATATCGAGCGTCGAATCGTTGTACGCAGTAG